Proteins encoded together in one Anopheles darlingi chromosome 3, idAnoDarlMG_H_01, whole genome shotgun sequence window:
- the LOC125957141 gene encoding protein FAM98B-like, protein MAAGEAQLLYELRNVGYEGPFLDQNYASTAILAGTQSGEFQDVVIWLTEEIRVLGKLDERICKSEDSSTFILELSGFLKELLCPYTSLTSGHVTDRLQTLEAKLLLLDYLVNELMALKMLEALKPTAKSNVITLHESPTAAALKDICITLGMGKPPNNVPPKMLFEKINSHLDDVLRSEGDNRLSKPLFCPKQRLTAEQWAKLERVQRELDDEYDLRRKMLLTRLDVTIQSFKWSARVKDKEGTIAERYGEKRKILDSLQAGGRDTDIAALLGARETLAIIEKTSSAGVRKNTKSKIQRHIIGMVPDRGGRAYEHKAPALEMPSWQTQRNTGGGGGGRGGGGRGGFGGKGRGGASGTDGGGFNQQQQQQQHYSNKGFNQGGGGQGYQGQGQGNRRGSGGGFHNQQGNNGAGGAGGGFNQGGGGYNHNRGSRVQGGWTQPQQDYNHSGYSSNSSRSSYSGNEQQHHQQQQQHYGNNRGNYGGGGGGYGDRGYSDNRNSFDNNDYNNRGGGGGGGGGGG, encoded by the exons ATGGCTGCAGGCGAAGCACAACTGCTCTACGAACTCCGGAACGTGGGGTATGAGGGGCCCTTTTTGGACCAGAACTACGCTTCCACCGCTATCCTGGCCGGTACGCAGAGTGGGGAATTCCAGGACGTGGTGATATGGCTCACCGAGGAGATCCGGGTGCTGGGTAAGCTCGATGAGCGCATCTGCAAGAGCGAGGACTCCAGCACCTTCATCCTGGAGCTGTCCGGCTTTCTGAAGGAACTGCTGTGTCCGTACACGAGCCTCACGTCCGGTCACGTCACGGATCGATTGCAAACGCTCGAggccaagctgctgctgctggactacCTCGTGAACGAGCTGATGGCGCTGAAGATGCTGGAAGCGTTGAAACCGACAGCCAAGTCCAACGTTATCACGCTGCATGAGtcaccgacggcggcggcactgAAAGATATCTGCATCACGCTCGGTATGGGCAAACCGCCGAACAACGTGCCACCGAAGATGCTGTTCGAGAAGATCAACTCGCACCTGGACGATGTGCTGCGTTCCGAGGGCGATAATCGACTTAGCAAGCCACTGTTCTGTCCCAAGCAACGGCTGACCGCAGAGCAGTGGGCCAAGCTGGAGCGGGTGCAGCGTGAACTGGACGATGAGTACGATTTGCGACGCAAGATGCTGCTCACGCGGTTGGACGTGACGATTCAGAGCTTCAAGTGGTCGGCCCGTGTCAAGGATAAGGAGGGCACGATCGCGGAACGCTACGGCGAGAAGCGAAAGATTCTGGATTCCTTGCAGGCAGGTGGTCGGGATACGGATATCGCGGCCTTGTTAGGGGCGCGCGAAACACTGGCCATCATAGAGAAGACGAGCAGCGCGGGAGTGAGAAAGAACACGAAGAGCAAAATTCAACGGCACATCATTGGCATGGTCCCGGATCGGGGTGGTCGCGCGTATGAGCATAAGGCGCCCGCACTGGAGATGCCATCCTGGcagacgcaacgcaacactgGAGGCGGTGGAGGCGgccgaggaggtggtggtcgggGTGGCTTTGGAGGAAAG GGTCGTGGCGGAGCTAGTGGTACTGATGGCGGAGGCTttaatcaacagcagcagcagcagcaacattattCCAACAAAGGATTCAATcaaggcggtggtggccaaggtTATCAAGGCCAAGGACAAGGAAACAGACGAGGAAGCGGTGGTGGATTCCACAATCAGCAAGGAAACAAcggcgctggtggtgccggcggtggCTTCAACCAGGGTGGGGGTGGCTACAATCACAATCGTGGAAGCCGTGTGCAGGGTGGCTGGACACAACCCCAACAAG ATTACAACCACAGCGGTTATTCCTCAAACTCAAGCCGCAGCAGCTACAGCGGcaacgaacagcagcatcaccagcagcagcagcagcattatggtAACAATCGTGGAAACTatggaggcggtggcggtggctatGGTGATCGAGGATATAGCGACAACCGCAACAGTTTCGATAATAACGATTACAAcaatcgtggtggtggtggtggcggtggtggcggcggcggc
- the LOC125957130 gene encoding BUD13 homolog — MATTKIDQKEYLKRYLSNDKEKKKKKKKEKKNIGKATVRIIDDDVDFSKIETVQDGEVDLFALGEEAPQVVGIIDERPPELRAKEDFSSNKWKVVASNDGFDSTLQVHDVSGRPTGSSNGRTGRAVQLDSDESPPRKSRRDSDNSPPRRRRNDSDESPPRSRPKEVRRKRADSDVSPPRHNRKDFDDESPPRRGRNDRRRPDSDESPPRGRGKTSDKTTSKRTTNRHDSDESPPRRTTKGKAPTDRHRRHSDESPPRRGKDSHRDKREQRDLGRSAHRHDSDESPPRKRRSEKSPSNQRSERDRDRDSYSKSHRKRHDSDESPPRRRRNDSPNDTRRKNRQATLEPPVRIKQEPQSDSDLSPPRASARRRDSDESPPRRGTTRRRSKSPALRKPHKPVLMKDERSSRSPSNRRSPSPVAGSSRMTKTLDGKRAGLQEARAVREENERFRQREKEMFEKMSSDVTGRYAETVSRGRSRRDIEKELREEFEKRKHEEKKKEIYTRWGKGVKQVDEYNARLQEAAHEMDKPLARYADDADLDEYLKKQDRLGDPMLDYLRSKRKEENKRAGIPEKPTYQGAFPDNRFNIRPGYRWDGVDRSNGFEKRWFETMSKKKAGEEEAYKYSVEDM, encoded by the exons ATGGCCACTACCAAGATTGACCAGAAGGAGTACCTGAAACGCTACCTCTCCAACgataaggaaaagaaaaagaagaagaaaaaggaaaagaaaaacatcggAAAGGCGAC CGTACGAATAATCGACGATGATGTGGACTTTTCCAAAATAGAGACAGTGCAGGATGGCGAAGTGGATCTGTTTGCGCTGGGTGAGGAAGCCCCACAAGTGGTGGGCATCATAGACGAGCGACCGCCGGAATTGCGAGCGAAAGAGgacttcagcagcaacaagtggAAGGTAGTAGCCTCCAACGATGGCTTCGATTCGACGCTTCAGGTGCACGACGTTAGCGGTCGTCCAACTGGCTCcagcaacggacggacgggaagAGCAGTACAACTGGATTCAGATGAAAGTCCTCCGCGAAAAAGTCGACGGGATTCAGACAACAGTCCTCCTCGGAGGCGCCGTAACGATTCTGATGAAAGCCCTCCGCGCTCTCGCCCTAAGGAGGTTCGTCGGAAACGAGCAGATTCTGATGTAAGTCCACCACGGCACAACCGCAAGGATTTCGACGACGAAAGCCCACCACGGCGCGGTCGGAACGACCGACGGCGACCAGATTCAGACGAAAGTCCTCCGAGAGGAAGAGGTAAGACGTCTGATAAAACAACTTCCAAACGTACCACCAACCGTCATGATTCCGATGAGAGTCCTCCGAGAAGAACGACGAAAGGCaaggcaccgaccgaccggcaccgaCGTCATTCCGATGAAAGCCCCCCAAGACGTGGCAAAGATTCGCACAGAGACAAACGGGAGCAGCGTGACCTAGGTAGATCAGCTCATCGACATGATTCAGATGAAAGCCCTCCTCGAAAGCGCAGAAGCGAGAAATCTCCTTCCAATCAGCGTAGcgaacgtgatcgtgatcgtgattcgTACTCGAAAAGTCACCGCAAACGTCACGATTCCGATGAAAGCCCTCCGCGACGCAGAAGAAACGATTCGCCGAATGATacgagaaggaaaaatcgTCAGGCTACGTTAGAACCACCGGTACGCATTAAGCAAGAACCCCAAAGCGATTCGGATCTCTCACCACCACGGGCGTCGGCACGACGACGTGATTCAGATGAAAGTCCACCGAGAAGAGGAACGACACGGAGACGCTCGAAAAGCCCAGCTTTACGCAAACCACACAAGCCAGTCCTAATGAAGGATGAACGAAGCTCTCGATCCCCATCAAACCGCCGCTCACCGTCACCAGTTGCAGGGTCGAGTCGGATGACAAAGACCCTTGATGGGAAGCGAGCCGGTCTGCAAGAGGCACGTGCGGTCCGTGAGGAGAACGAGCGATTCCGTCaaagggagaaggaaatgTTCGAGAAAATGTCATCGGATGTTACGGGACGATACGCAGAAACGGTGTCCCGGGGTAGATCCCGGCGAGATATTGAAAAGGAGCTACGGGAGGAgttcgaaaagcgaaaacatgaggaaaagaagaaggaaatctACACTCGATGGGGCAAAGG AGTTAAACAAGTGGATGAGTATAATGCTCGCCTTCAGGAAGCGGCTCACGAGATGGATAAACCACTTGCACGCTACGCGGATGATGCAGATTTGGACGAGTATCTGAAAAAACAGGATCGCCTGGGTGACCCAATGCTGGACTACTTGCGCAGCAagcgaaaggaggaaaacaagCGGGCTGGCATCCCGGAAAAGCCGACGTACCAGGGAGCATTTCCGGACAATCGATTTAACATACGACCCGGATATCGTTGGGATGGCGTGGATCGGTCGAACGGCTTCGAGAAGCGTTGGTTTGAGACAATGAGTAAGAAGAAGGCAGGCGAAGAGGAAGCGTACAAGTACAGCGTGGAGGATATGTAG